In Salinirussus salinus, the following proteins share a genomic window:
- a CDS encoding DUF7344 domain-containing protein yields MKVDDRVSTGGPSATPAGATGEVSDTDGEASEQPGEASDREEEEPPALPLDQVFEIAKNERRRHALQFLRDREGPVELGTLAEHIAAVENDTTVEAISSQERKRVYVGLYQCHLPKMDDMNIVEFNQNRGLIELGPNADQIYPYIEAEDQPAVEWPHVYLGLSTAGAVLLLVSLTVGAGVGLSPGLVSALCIAAVGTVSVLHARS; encoded by the coding sequence ATGAAGGTCGACGACAGGGTGTCTACGGGAGGGCCGTCGGCGACCCCGGCCGGAGCGACCGGCGAGGTGTCGGACACTGACGGGGAGGCAAGCGAACAGCCGGGGGAAGCTTCGGACCGTGAGGAAGAGGAACCGCCGGCGCTCCCGCTGGACCAGGTGTTCGAGATCGCGAAGAACGAACGTCGCCGTCACGCCCTCCAGTTCCTCCGGGACCGCGAGGGTCCCGTCGAGCTGGGGACGCTGGCCGAACACATCGCGGCCGTCGAGAACGACACGACGGTCGAGGCGATCTCCTCACAGGAGCGCAAGCGGGTCTACGTCGGCCTCTACCAGTGTCACCTCCCGAAGATGGACGACATGAACATCGTCGAGTTCAACCAGAACAGGGGCCTGATCGAACTCGGCCCGAACGCCGACCAGATCTACCCCTACATCGAAGCCGAGGACCAGCCGGCGGTCGAGTGGCCACACGTCTACCTCGGACTGTCTACCGCCGGGGCCGTTCTCCTGCTGGTCAGCCTCACGGTCGGGGCGGGCGTGGGTCTGAGTCCCGGCCTCGTGTCGGCGCTCTGCATCGCGGCGGTCGGGACGGTGTCCGTGTTACACGCGCGGTCCTGA